In Nicotiana tabacum cultivar K326 chromosome 19, ASM71507v2, whole genome shotgun sequence, one DNA window encodes the following:
- the LOC142173681 gene encoding uncharacterized protein LOC142173681: MASDSSPTDDIKPFFTSISNPSTITTVRLQGSDNYTPWSSLVEMWFMGQGYEDHLVKSASDIDTSERTKWTRIDAQLCNLIWNSLDPKLLKLFQSCKTCYKDNQDMTSYLGQMDTLKEYFDSLMPLSTNITMQEQERDKFFMILALKGLRSDLSSIHRDKMSIKGGKVKALDLTAIIATSPVILDKLVGNSTVDQHVLTITVLLMFSPISPWILDSGTFDYISGNQNLFSNFTHSSTFSADRSIGKMIETEYESQRLYYLSKSQPLVAFTSAALADLLHNRLGHLSLAKFQKLIHSFSTLSSIECEYCQLRKHTRTSFPKRVNNRASSMFDIVHSDVWGPSRVVSSLGFQYFVTFIDDFSRCIWVLRSDNSKEYLSSPFDNSMSSQGITHQTSCAYTPQQNGVAECQNLYHLPLKAFGCTCSVHDHSPGNDKLQPKSIKCVFRGYSRYQKGQSSNNPEVAPPSLQVYSRRARLPAHFNSTTPDPDTVTIPKTVDEALEHPGWRGAMIEEMIALETNNIGNWSSYRRKNLLLDVDGYT, encoded by the exons atggcAAGTGATTCTTCACCAACAGATGATATTAAACCATTTTTcacttcaatttcaaatccttccaCTATTACAACTGTTAGATTACAAGGTAGTGATAATTACACACCATGGTCTTCTTTGGTTGAGATGTGGTTTATGGGACAGGGATATGAAGATCACTTAGTCAAAAGTGCTAGTGATATTGATACTAGTGAAAGAACTAAGTGGACTCGAATTGATGCACAATTGTGTAATCTTATATGGAATTCTTTGGATCCTAAGTTACTCAAACTATTCCAGTCTTGTAAAACTTGCTATAAG GATAATCAAGATATGACGAGTTATTTAGGACAAATGGATACATTGAAGGAATACTTTGATTCTCTTATGCCACTTTCTACAAATATCACTATGCAAGAGCAGGAAAGAGATAAGTTCTTTATGATTTTGGCATTGAAAGGTCTTAGATCTGATCTAAGCTCT ATCCACAGGGACAAAATGTCTATCAAAGGGGGAAAGGTAAAAGCTCTAGATCTTACTGCAATTATTGCAACAAGCCCGGTCATACTCGATAAACTTGTTGGAAACAGCACGGTTGACCAGCACGTCCTAACAATCACAGTGCTGCTCAT GTTTTCACCCATTAGCCCATGGATATTGGATTCTGGTACATTTGACTATATCTCTGGTAATCAGAATCTTTTCTCAAACTTTACTCATTCCTCAACATTCTCTGCA GACCGGAGTATAGGGAAGATGATTGAAACAGAATATGAGTCACAAAGACTATATTACTTGTCCAAATCACAACCTTTAGTTGCCTTCACTTCTGCTGCCTTAGCGGATCTTCTCCACAACCGATTAGGTCACCTGAGTCTTGCAAAGTTTCAGAAGTTAATTCATAGTTTTTCCACATTGTCGTCTATTGAATGTGAATATTGTCAACTTAGGAAACATACTCGCACTTCGTTTCCCAAAAGAGTCAATAATAGGGCCTCATCTATGTTCGACATTGTTCACTCAGATGTGTGGGGTCCTAGTCGTGTTGTTTCAAGTTTAGGGTTTCAATATTTTGTTACCTTTATTGATGACTTTTCTCGTTGCATATgg GTATTACGTAGTGACAATTCCAAGGAGTACTTATCATCTCCTTTTGATAATTCTATGTCATCTCAGGGAATCACTCATCAAACTTCTTGTGCatatactcctcaacaaaatggagttgccGAAT GTCAAAATCTTTATCATCTACCTTTGAAAGCTTTTGGATGTACTTGCTCTGTTCATGATCACAGTCCTGGAAATGACAAACTCCAACCAAAATCAATTAAGTGTGTCTTTCGAGGATACTCTCGTTACCAGAAAG GTCAATCTTCAAACAACCCTGAGGTCGCTCCTCCTTCTCTTCAAGTTTACTCTCGTCGTGCTCGTCTTCCTGCTCATTTCAATAGCACTACTCCTGATCCAGATAC TGTGACTATACCAAAAACTGTTGACGAAGCATTAGAACATCCAGGGTGGAGAGGTGCTATGATCGAAGAAATGATTGCTCTAGAAACCAATAATATTGGGAATTGGTCTAGTTACCGGAGGAAAAATCTACTGTTGGATGTCGATGGATATACATAG